Proteins from a genomic interval of Gossypium hirsutum isolate 1008001.06 chromosome A09, Gossypium_hirsutum_v2.1, whole genome shotgun sequence:
- the LOC107952062 gene encoding deSI-like protein At4g17486, with the protein MTEVRLHIYDVTNSGSDKTNSTIVQINKIFKDGIGLGGIFHSAVQVYGEEEWSFGFCEQGSGVFSCPSGKNPMYTYRESMVLGRTNFSKLKVNQILQELSREWPGSSYDLLSKNCNHFCDEFCEKLGVQKLPGWVNRFANAGDAAIEIAENTALRLRQAKTEIVSASKVAYRFLVGVTSSSSGGNDSSGNSNRGSPRFQAAWFKNIITTGAKPSSSSEIETQGGSGFQNHRLQNSAQTMQQSFQDSQRSP; encoded by the exons ATGACAGAGGTGAGATTACATATATATGATGTGACCAACAGTGGATCGGATAAAACCAACAGCACTATTGTTCAAATCAACAAGATATTCAAGGACGGAATAGGCCTCGGCGGCATCTTCCACAGCGCCGTTCAG GTTTATGGAGAAGAGGAATGGTCTTTTGGCTTCTGTGAGCAAGGGTCGGGGGTGTTCAGTTGTCCTTCTGGCAAAAATCCAATGTATACATATCGCGAGTCCATGGTCCTTGGAAGAactaacttttcaaaattgaaggtaaaCCAGATCTTGCAGGAGCTTAGTAGAGAGTGGCCTGGAAGTTCCTACGACTTGTTATCCAAAAATTGTAACCATTTCTGTGATGAGTTCTGTGAAAAGCTTGGTGTCCAAAAGCTTCCAG GTTGGGTAAACCGATTTGCTAATGCTGGTGATGCTGCTATAGAAATAGCAGAAAACACTGCCTTGCGG TTGAGACAAGCCAAGACTGAGATAGTATCAGCTAGCAAAGTGGCATATCGTTTTCTTGTGGGTGTTACGTCTAGTTCTAGTGGTGGCAATGATAGCTCCGGCAATTCAAATAGAGGAAGCCCCAGATTTCAAGCAGCTTGGTTTAAAAACATCATTACTACTGGTGCCAAACCATCTAGCAGTTCTGAAATCGAGACTCAGGGTGGCAGTGGTTTTCAGAACCATCGGCTACAGAATTCTGCACAGACAATGCAACAAAGTTTCCAAGATTCACAAAGATCACCGTga